The proteins below come from a single Zea mays cultivar B73 chromosome 8, Zm-B73-REFERENCE-NAM-5.0, whole genome shotgun sequence genomic window:
- the LOC103636445 gene encoding serine/threonine-protein kinase SAPK4: MDKYEAVRDIGSGNFGVARLMRNSETRELVAVKCIERGYRIDENVYREIINHRSLRHPNIIRFKEVILTPTHLMIVMEFAAGGELFDQICDRGRFSEDEARYFFQQLICGVSYCHYMQICHRDLKLENVLLDGSPAPRLKICDFGYSKSSVLHSRPKSAVGTPAYIAPEVLSRHEYDGKLADVWSCGVTLYVMLVGAYPFEDPDDPKNIRKTIQQIMQVQYKIPDYVHISTECQQLIARIFVANPVRRITMKEIKSHPWFLKNLPRELTETAQGMYYRRDNKVPSYSDQTSEEIMKIVRDARTMPKSSRSGYGWSAEYSDEEEKEEEHRLEEDEYDRRVKEVHASGELRMDTLHI; this comes from the exons ATGGACAAGTACGAGGCGGTGCGGGACATCGGGTCGGGGAACTTCGGGGTGGCGCGCCTGATGCGCAACAGCGAGACCCGGGAGCTCGTCGCAGTCAAGTGCATCGAGCGCGGCTACCGG ATTGACGAGAATGTGTACAGGGAGATCATCAACCACCGCTCCCTGCGCCATCCTAACATTATTCGCTTCAAGGAG GTGATACTTACACCAACACATCTTATGATTGTGATGGAGTTCGCAGCAGGTGGAGAGCTTTTCGATCAGATCTGTGATCGTGGGCGGTTTAGTGAGGATGAG GCCCGGTATTTCTTTCAGCAGTTGATCTGTGGCGTGAGCTACTGCCATTACATG CAAATATGCCATAGAGATCTGAAGCTGGAGAATGTTCTCTTGGATGGCAGTCCAGCTCCACGGCTTAAGATATGCGATTTTGGCTATTCCAAG TCATCAGTGTTGCATTCAAGACCCAAATCAGCTGTGGGAACACCAGCATATATTGCACCCGAGGTGCTATCCCGTCACGAATACGATGGAAAG CTTGCAGACGTATGGTCCTGTGGGGTGACTCTTTACGTCATGCTTGTGGGAGCATACCCATTTGAAGACCCAGATGACCCCAAGAATATACGCAAGACCATTCAG CAAATAATGCAAGTGCAGTACAAGATACCAGATTATGTCCACATATCTACGGAATGCCAGCAACTTATTGCCCGTATCTTTGTTGCCAATCCAGTGAGG AGAATCACAATGAAGGAAATAAAGAGCCATCCATGGTTTTTGAAGAACCTACCACGGGAACTCACGGAGACTGCACAAGGCATGTACTACAGGAGGGATAACAAGGTGCCTTCTTATTCAGACCAAACGTCGGAAGAAATCATGAAGATAGTTCGTGATGCAAGGACCATGCCGAAATCATCCAGATCAGGCTATGGGTGGAGCGCTGAGTATTCGGATGAAGAAGAGAAGGAAGAGGAACACAGACTAGAGGAAGATGAATACGATAGGAGGGTGAAGGAGGTCCATGCAAGCGGAGAACTCCGTATGGACACTCTTCACAtatga